The Leucobacter viscericola genome includes a window with the following:
- the purQ gene encoding phosphoribosylformylglycinamidine synthase subunit PurQ — protein sequence MAPRIGVVTFPGSLDDRDAQRAIRLADAEAVALWHADHDLQGVDAIVLPGGFSYGDYLRPGAIAAISPIMTEVIAAANAGMPVLGICNGFQVLVEAHLLPGGLIRNANQQFVRRDQRLIVENNRTVWTSEFEQGEEIVIPLKNGDGGYIANDETLKRLEGDGLVAFRYAGVNPNGSLNDIAGLTNERGNVVGLMPHPEHAVEPGFGPDAPEAMRSGLDGLRFFTSAVQALAQRV from the coding sequence ATGGCACCCCGCATCGGAGTTGTCACCTTTCCCGGCTCGCTTGACGACCGGGATGCACAGCGTGCGATCCGGCTCGCTGACGCGGAGGCCGTAGCGCTGTGGCACGCGGATCATGACCTGCAGGGTGTCGATGCGATCGTGCTGCCAGGCGGTTTCAGCTATGGCGATTACCTGCGCCCGGGTGCCATCGCCGCGATCTCGCCCATCATGACCGAGGTGATTGCCGCCGCAAACGCTGGCATGCCGGTTCTCGGGATCTGCAACGGGTTTCAGGTACTCGTCGAGGCACACTTGCTGCCCGGCGGCCTGATCCGCAATGCAAACCAGCAGTTTGTGCGCCGCGATCAGCGTCTGATCGTCGAGAACAACCGCACGGTGTGGACGAGCGAGTTCGAGCAGGGTGAAGAGATCGTCATCCCCCTCAAGAACGGCGACGGCGGCTACATCGCAAACGATGAGACGCTGAAGCGACTCGAGGGTGACGGGCTCGTTGCGTTCCGCTACGCGGGCGTGAATCCAAACGGGTCGCTCAACGACATCGCTGGGCTCACAAACGAGCGCGGCAATGTCGTGGGCCTCATGCCCCACCCCGAACACGCGGTCGAGCCGGGCTTCGGCCCGGATGCACCCGAGGCCATGCGCTCCGGGCTCGACGGACTGCGCTTCTTCACGAGCGCTGTGCAGGCACTCGCGCAGAGGGTCTAG
- the purS gene encoding phosphoribosylformylglycinamidine synthase subunit PurS, protein MPTIVVDVMPKAELLDPQGKATTGALHRLGHGKFQNVRIGKRFEFTVDGEVTDAVLAEVRKVADETLSNAVIEDVVSITVDGAPVEVAA, encoded by the coding sequence GTGCCCACGATTGTTGTAGATGTCATGCCCAAGGCCGAACTGCTTGACCCGCAGGGCAAGGCAACGACGGGGGCGCTTCATCGCCTCGGTCACGGCAAGTTTCAGAACGTGCGCATTGGTAAGCGCTTCGAGTTCACCGTTGACGGTGAGGTAACGGACGCCGTACTCGCAGAGGTTCGCAAGGTAGCGGACGAAACACTTTCAAACGCCGTGATCGAAGACGTCGTCTCGATCACGGTTGACGGCGCACCCGTAGAGGTGGCCGCGTAA
- a CDS encoding phosphoribosylaminoimidazolesuccinocarboxamide synthase has translation MSLPTAPELPGWTHSYSGKVRDLYVPAEGPDDTLLVVASNRVSAYDFVLEPPIPGKGALLTALSNWWFSRIDMPNHLADPQSAPRVPEEIANRAMLSRRLEMYPIECVVRGALTGSGFLEYQQTGSVCGIELPPGIEDGDLLETPIYTPAYKAPFGEHDENISFERSVELVGSEAAAALRDASLQIFTAARDLAAERGVILADTKFEFGRDPETGDLVLADEVLTSDSSRYWDASVYFDASLNRSERLASFDKQIVRNWLRSNWDQQGVPPVLPAEIVAQTQDRYRELYTRLTGATWA, from the coding sequence ATGTCCCTGCCCACTGCACCAGAGCTGCCTGGCTGGACCCACAGCTACTCAGGCAAGGTGCGCGATCTCTACGTGCCCGCGGAGGGTCCAGACGACACCCTGCTCGTGGTCGCGAGCAACCGGGTGAGCGCGTACGACTTTGTACTTGAGCCGCCGATCCCGGGCAAGGGAGCTCTGCTCACCGCACTCTCCAACTGGTGGTTCTCCCGCATCGACATGCCCAACCACCTCGCTGATCCACAGAGCGCGCCGCGCGTCCCTGAGGAGATTGCAAATCGAGCAATGCTCTCCCGCCGCCTCGAGATGTATCCCATTGAATGTGTCGTGCGAGGCGCGCTCACCGGCTCCGGGTTTCTGGAGTACCAGCAGACGGGATCCGTGTGCGGAATCGAACTGCCACCAGGAATCGAAGACGGCGACCTGCTTGAGACCCCCATCTACACTCCCGCGTACAAGGCGCCGTTCGGTGAGCACGACGAAAACATCAGCTTCGAGCGCAGCGTTGAGCTTGTTGGAAGCGAGGCGGCCGCGGCACTGCGCGACGCCTCACTGCAGATATTCACTGCCGCCCGGGATCTCGCTGCGGAGCGCGGAGTAATCCTCGCCGACACAAAGTTTGAGTTTGGACGGGATCCCGAAACCGGCGATCTGGTGCTGGCAGATGAGGTACTCACGAGCGATTCGTCTCGCTACTGGGACGCGAGTGTTTACTTCGACGCTTCTTTGAACAGGTCAGAACGCCTCGCATCCTTCGACAAGCAGATCGTGCGCAACTGGCTGCGCAGCAATTGGGACCAACAGGGTGTGCCCCCGGTATTGCCCGCCGAAATCGTGGCTCAGACACAGGATCGCTACCGCGAGTTGTACACGCGCCTCACCGGCGCGACATGGGCTTGA
- a CDS encoding SRPBCC family protein, whose product MIPLGPVVARSKARAARAAVWQYLIDDERRKVWWPELRLDPRVGGAVSERWAETSGDSEVSRDASGEVDVLVEGHAIGFRWSEAGDEHSTAVLVTLRSTGPNTGITVTETGFDALSSPAESAAASQEGWHVLLGDLVEAVEAAVASGAFAEETEAVTEAAVAEPDEAPQPDAEPAAVAEQDTEAAELADAEQAEAEQTDTAQADAAPEESDEPAQDAEQSVEDQAPVEDAQPVEAVVEPDEIGADEDGGAEANTNDDDPEEPNFDDLIRGPQSS is encoded by the coding sequence ATGATCCCGTTGGGACCAGTGGTAGCTCGCAGTAAAGCGCGTGCCGCCCGAGCTGCGGTATGGCAATATTTGATCGACGATGAGCGCCGCAAAGTGTGGTGGCCAGAGTTACGACTTGACCCCAGAGTGGGCGGTGCTGTTTCAGAGCGCTGGGCCGAGACCAGTGGCGACTCAGAGGTGAGTCGTGATGCCTCGGGCGAGGTTGACGTTCTTGTTGAGGGACACGCCATCGGATTCCGCTGGAGTGAAGCTGGAGACGAGCACTCAACGGCCGTTCTGGTGACCCTGCGTTCGACTGGCCCGAACACCGGAATCACAGTGACCGAGACGGGTTTTGACGCGCTGTCGTCACCCGCCGAGAGCGCCGCCGCTTCGCAGGAGGGGTGGCACGTGCTGCTGGGTGACCTCGTGGAGGCCGTTGAGGCCGCTGTCGCTTCGGGTGCCTTTGCTGAAGAAACTGAAGCGGTCACTGAAGCCGCGGTTGCTGAGCCCGATGAGGCTCCTCAGCCTGATGCTGAGCCTGCTGCAGTAGCGGAGCAGGACACCGAAGCTGCCGAGCTAGCCGACGCCGAGCAGGCTGAGGCCGAACAGACCGACACCGCGCAAGCTGACGCCGCACCTGAAGAGAGCGATGAGCCTGCTCAGGATGCCGAGCAATCAGTTGAGGATCAAGCGCCTGTTGAAGACGCCCAGCCAGTCGAGGCTGTTGTTGAGCCCGACGAAATCGGCGCCGACGAAGACGGCGGCGCTGAGGCCAACACCAACGATGACGACCCCGAAGAACCAAACTTCGACGACCTCATTCGAGGGCCCCAGAGCTCCTAA
- a CDS encoding MFS transporter — protein MSTTEKTATTTRWPIPRRVTLGVLVCCWFATLSEGYDIGVLGVIIPALKTYAPWGPPDPLQLGGLAAYALVGMLIGALVIGTLSDRFGRKNMLLVSMALYTLTQLGAALATTPDMFGLYRLIGGLGMGGVIPVAAAMTIEFSEPKRRSLNYGFMFSAYSLGIVVAALVGTAIFAQFPPTVGETVIVENQEVWRWIVGLGAIPVLLIPVIAFLLPESLESLEARGMHDRAKKLAEKLGISPYVSADTAPKEGVATQAPWQRVLSLLFSLRYLSSTIPLWIALFCGMLLVYGLNNWLPNVMREAGYEMGQALTFLLVFSLSAAVGGLILGALADRFGQRVVLIVFYLIGGVACVLMMFPHSLVLTMTLVGLAGIGSISTSLVLTGYIADYYPGFMRATATGWALSFARIGAILGPVVGGWLSSMKVSTEWNFITFGIVALVAAFAVALIPRKTPFEEPAAAQRTPSS, from the coding sequence ATGTCTACAACTGAAAAGACCGCCACCACCACCCGCTGGCCGATTCCGCGCAGGGTCACGCTTGGCGTTTTGGTCTGCTGCTGGTTCGCGACCCTCTCCGAGGGCTACGACATTGGCGTGCTGGGAGTGATTATCCCGGCACTCAAGACCTACGCTCCGTGGGGTCCGCCTGATCCGCTGCAGCTCGGCGGCCTCGCCGCATATGCGCTCGTCGGCATGCTGATCGGCGCCCTCGTTATCGGCACGCTCAGCGACCGCTTCGGCCGCAAGAACATGCTGCTCGTATCGATGGCGCTGTACACGCTCACCCAGCTCGGAGCAGCGCTCGCAACGACACCCGACATGTTCGGGCTCTACCGCCTGATTGGTGGACTCGGCATGGGTGGCGTGATCCCCGTCGCGGCCGCAATGACCATTGAGTTCTCGGAGCCGAAGCGCCGATCGCTGAACTACGGCTTCATGTTCTCGGCGTACTCACTCGGCATCGTGGTGGCGGCCCTCGTTGGCACCGCAATCTTTGCTCAGTTTCCGCCAACCGTAGGCGAGACCGTCATCGTTGAGAACCAGGAAGTATGGCGCTGGATCGTGGGGCTCGGGGCGATCCCGGTGCTGCTCATACCGGTCATCGCATTCCTTCTGCCAGAGTCACTGGAATCGCTGGAGGCTCGCGGCATGCACGATCGCGCCAAGAAGCTCGCAGAGAAGCTCGGCATCAGCCCGTATGTATCAGCGGACACCGCACCCAAGGAGGGCGTCGCGACGCAGGCCCCCTGGCAGCGAGTTCTATCGCTGCTGTTCTCGCTGCGTTACCTGAGCTCAACGATCCCGCTCTGGATCGCCCTGTTCTGCGGCATGCTGCTGGTCTACGGGCTCAACAACTGGCTACCGAATGTGATGCGCGAGGCCGGTTACGAAATGGGGCAGGCACTCACGTTCCTCTTGGTCTTCAGCCTCTCGGCGGCAGTCGGTGGTCTCATTCTCGGCGCGCTCGCTGATCGCTTTGGCCAGCGGGTGGTGCTGATTGTGTTCTACTTGATCGGCGGTGTCGCGTGTGTACTGATGATGTTTCCGCACTCGCTCGTGCTCACCATGACGCTGGTGGGGCTGGCGGGCATCGGATCGATCTCGACCTCACTCGTGCTCACCGGATACATCGCCGACTACTATCCGGGGTTCATGCGGGCCACCGCGACCGGCTGGGCCCTCAGTTTCGCGCGCATTGGCGCGATCCTCGGCCCGGTTGTTGGCGGCTGGCTGTCGTCGATGAAGGTCAGTACCGAGTGGAATTTCATCACGTTCGGGATCGTGGCGCTGGTAGCCGCGTTCGCGGTGGCCCTGATTCCACGCAAGACCCCGTTCGAGGAACCCGCTGCAGCGCAGCGGACTCCTTCGAGTTAG
- a CDS encoding bifunctional salicylyl-CoA 5-hydroxylase/oxidoreductase: MRVAIVGGGPGGLYFAALMKQLDPSHDITLWERNAADDTFGFGVVFSDETLGGIENADPIIAQRMSEQFARWTDIDIRFGGETFTIGGQGFAAMGRKELLMLLQDRCLELGVTINFSTLAPDAAELMRDYDLVLAADGLNSFVRTQFAEHFKPTLDRRVNKYIWLGTDRVFEAFTFDVQNTPHGVMQLHGYPYSDKGSTFLIEMHEDVWRAAGFDETENEVFPPGVSDEKAIEKIKHYFADILDGAGTLANNSKWINFNVVRAESWHHKNLVILGDAAHTAHFSIGSGTKLAMEDALALAACIHENSTLEAALDAYETERRPVAASLQRAAQAAMEWFENIGQYAGQDPLQFAFNLLTRSRRITLENLGMRDPEFAKRVLEVAGPGRTEDEPPLFRPRNIGQLQLKNRIIVSPMDMYSAADGLPGDFHLAHLGSRAAGGAGLVMTEMVCVSPEGRITPGCSGLYTDEQAAAWARIVGYVHSVSSAKIGAQIGHSGRKGSTKIMWEGIDQPLDEGNWPVLSASAIPYSQVNQTPREMDRADMDLVRDQFVTAAKRAAAAGFDLLEVHAAHGYLLSSFLSPVSNKRSDEYGGSLENRLRYPLEVFNAVRAAWPAERPLTVRLSATDWIEGGNTIDDAVAIAGAFIEHGADAIDVSSGQISSEEKPAFGRSYQTPFADAIRNRVAESAGVAVIAVGAISSYDDVNSILVAGRADFVALGRTHLFNPNWTLHAAADLEYRGEGAQWIPQYRAGSRKPPSSRTDAIRPRLSLIRDPQASREYPHRRWTPAVYGTAVRA, encoded by the coding sequence ATGCGAGTAGCAATTGTTGGCGGCGGCCCCGGCGGGCTGTACTTCGCCGCACTCATGAAGCAGCTGGATCCCAGCCACGACATCACCCTCTGGGAGCGCAATGCTGCCGATGACACCTTTGGTTTCGGGGTCGTGTTCAGCGACGAGACCCTCGGCGGCATCGAAAACGCCGACCCCATTATCGCGCAGCGCATGAGCGAGCAGTTTGCCCGCTGGACCGACATCGATATCCGCTTTGGCGGTGAGACCTTCACGATCGGCGGTCAAGGCTTTGCCGCCATGGGCCGAAAAGAACTGCTCATGCTGCTGCAGGATCGCTGCCTCGAGCTGGGCGTGACGATCAACTTCAGCACGCTCGCGCCCGACGCCGCCGAACTCATGCGCGACTACGATCTTGTGCTGGCAGCCGACGGCCTTAACTCGTTCGTGCGCACTCAGTTCGCCGAACACTTCAAGCCCACTCTCGACCGCCGCGTCAACAAGTACATCTGGCTCGGCACCGATCGTGTCTTCGAGGCGTTCACCTTCGACGTGCAGAACACTCCCCACGGCGTCATGCAGCTGCACGGTTACCCCTACTCAGACAAGGGCAGCACCTTCCTCATCGAGATGCATGAAGATGTGTGGCGCGCCGCGGGCTTCGACGAGACCGAAAACGAGGTCTTCCCTCCCGGTGTCAGTGACGAGAAGGCAATCGAGAAGATCAAGCACTATTTTGCTGACATTCTCGACGGTGCGGGTACCCTCGCGAACAACTCAAAGTGGATCAATTTCAACGTGGTGCGCGCGGAATCGTGGCACCACAAGAACCTCGTCATTCTTGGCGACGCCGCCCACACCGCGCACTTCTCAATCGGCTCGGGTACCAAGCTCGCGATGGAAGACGCACTCGCACTCGCGGCGTGCATTCACGAAAACTCGACGCTCGAAGCGGCCCTTGATGCCTACGAAACTGAACGGCGCCCGGTTGCCGCTTCCCTACAGCGGGCTGCCCAGGCGGCAATGGAGTGGTTCGAGAACATCGGTCAGTACGCGGGTCAGGATCCGCTGCAGTTTGCGTTCAACCTACTGACGCGCAGTCGCCGCATCACACTCGAAAACCTCGGCATGCGCGACCCCGAGTTCGCGAAGCGTGTGCTTGAGGTTGCGGGCCCGGGACGCACCGAAGATGAACCTCCGCTGTTTCGCCCACGCAATATCGGTCAACTCCAACTGAAGAACCGCATCATCGTATCGCCGATGGACATGTATTCTGCCGCCGACGGACTGCCGGGTGACTTCCACCTCGCGCACCTCGGTTCACGAGCCGCCGGTGGTGCGGGGCTCGTGATGACCGAGATGGTCTGCGTTTCGCCAGAGGGACGCATTACCCCCGGCTGCAGCGGCCTCTACACTGACGAACAAGCGGCCGCCTGGGCGCGCATTGTCGGCTACGTGCACAGCGTCTCCTCCGCAAAGATCGGCGCACAAATCGGCCACTCCGGCCGCAAGGGCTCCACCAAGATTATGTGGGAGGGCATCGACCAGCCTCTTGACGAGGGGAACTGGCCCGTCCTGTCTGCGTCCGCGATTCCGTACAGCCAGGTCAACCAGACGCCGCGCGAGATGGACCGCGCTGACATGGACCTGGTACGCGACCAGTTTGTAACGGCAGCCAAGCGGGCGGCCGCGGCCGGGTTCGACCTGCTTGAAGTGCACGCGGCCCACGGCTACCTGCTTTCTTCGTTCCTGTCGCCCGTGTCGAACAAGCGCAGTGACGAGTACGGCGGCAGCCTCGAAAACCGTCTCCGCTACCCGCTGGAGGTGTTCAATGCCGTGCGTGCCGCCTGGCCCGCGGAGCGTCCGCTCACCGTGCGCCTCTCGGCGACAGACTGGATCGAAGGCGGTAACACCATCGACGATGCGGTCGCGATCGCCGGGGCCTTCATCGAGCACGGTGCCGACGCGATCGATGTCTCCTCGGGCCAGATCTCCTCGGAGGAGAAACCTGCCTTCGGCCGCAGCTACCAGACTCCGTTCGCCGACGCGATCCGCAACCGTGTCGCCGAGTCGGCTGGCGTCGCCGTGATCGCGGTGGGAGCGATCTCGTCGTACGACGATGTGAACTCGATCCTGGTTGCGGGCCGCGCCGACTTTGTCGCGCTCGGTCGCACGCACCTGTTCAACCCGAACTGGACGCTGCACGCGGCGGCCGACCTTGAGTACCGCGGCGAGGGCGCGCAGTGGATCCCGCAGTATCGCGCGGGATCGCGCAAACCACCGAGCTCGCGCACCGACGCGATCCGCCCCCGCTTGTCGCTGATCCGCGATCCTCAAGCGAGCCGCGAGTACCCGCACCGCCGCTGGACGCCCGCCGTGTACGGCACCGCCGTGCGGGCCTAG
- a CDS encoding AMP-binding protein — protein MELSPSGYTDHFARESLPQQASWPTFEFTLPELQYPTKLNAAEELIDEGVRKFGRDKLAIRVPGAEIWTYGELQKRANQVAQVLTEDYGLQPGNRVLLRSPNNAWTVACWLGVIKAGGIVATTMVAWRKREVRNVADKLRPNVAIIDHRAMSKMPDVFGDTPIAILGGDDDTLLAACAMKSGEFTAVETAADDVALLGATSGTTGEPKVTMHFHRDILANADTFAKHILKLTPDDVTAGTAPLAFTFGLGGLVVFPLRTGGSSVILEKASPMELADLITDFGVTVFYTAPTGYRTALKEGKASELAKLRVAVSAGEHLNKETFEAVREATGLKLVNGIGSTEMLHVFISAAGDDIRPGATGKAVPGFRATVLDDDGNELPPGKVGRLAVIGPTGCRYLNDERQKNYVVNGWNVTGDAYLRDEDGYFFYQSRTDSMIIAAGYNIGAPEVEEVVETHPEVLECAVIGRPDPAKGVIVNAFVVLRDGVAESEEITESIKTHVKENLAIYKCPRRIDFVDELPRNPSGKVQHFVLRERVAAELATASAH, from the coding sequence ATGGAGCTTTCCCCATCCGGCTACACCGACCACTTCGCCAGAGAATCCCTCCCCCAGCAAGCCAGCTGGCCAACCTTCGAGTTCACACTCCCAGAACTTCAATACCCCACCAAGCTCAACGCCGCCGAAGAACTCATTGACGAGGGTGTGCGCAAATTCGGTCGCGACAAGCTCGCCATCCGCGTGCCGGGTGCCGAGATCTGGACCTACGGCGAACTGCAGAAACGTGCCAACCAGGTCGCTCAGGTACTGACCGAAGACTACGGCCTGCAGCCGGGCAATCGCGTCTTGCTCCGCTCCCCCAACAACGCCTGGACGGTCGCGTGCTGGCTCGGCGTCATCAAGGCGGGCGGCATCGTCGCGACAACCATGGTCGCCTGGCGCAAGCGTGAGGTGCGTAACGTGGCAGACAAGCTGCGCCCAAATGTGGCCATCATCGACCACCGCGCAATGTCGAAGATGCCGGACGTCTTTGGCGACACCCCCATCGCGATCCTCGGCGGTGACGACGACACGCTTCTGGCGGCTTGCGCGATGAAGAGCGGTGAGTTCACGGCCGTTGAAACGGCGGCCGACGACGTAGCCCTGCTCGGTGCCACCTCGGGCACCACGGGTGAGCCCAAGGTCACCATGCACTTTCACCGCGACATTCTCGCGAACGCAGACACCTTCGCCAAACACATTTTGAAGCTCACACCAGACGATGTGACAGCTGGCACCGCTCCACTCGCCTTCACGTTCGGTCTTGGCGGGCTCGTCGTGTTTCCACTTCGCACAGGGGGCAGCTCGGTGATTCTCGAGAAAGCAAGCCCGATGGAACTGGCCGATCTCATCACCGATTTTGGGGTCACGGTGTTCTACACAGCCCCAACCGGGTACCGCACGGCGCTCAAGGAGGGCAAGGCGAGCGAGCTCGCGAAGCTGCGCGTCGCGGTATCCGCTGGCGAACACCTGAACAAGGAGACGTTCGAAGCCGTGCGGGAGGCGACCGGGCTCAAGCTCGTGAACGGTATCGGATCCACCGAGATGCTGCACGTGTTTATCTCGGCGGCGGGCGACGACATTCGTCCGGGAGCCACGGGTAAGGCGGTCCCAGGATTCAGAGCCACGGTGCTCGATGACGACGGCAACGAGTTGCCGCCCGGCAAGGTCGGGCGACTCGCCGTGATCGGCCCCACCGGTTGCCGCTATCTCAACGACGAGCGCCAGAAGAACTACGTGGTAAATGGCTGGAACGTAACCGGCGATGCCTATCTGCGGGATGAGGACGGATATTTCTTCTACCAGTCACGCACCGACAGCATGATCATCGCGGCCGGGTACAACATCGGTGCCCCAGAAGTCGAAGAGGTTGTGGAAACGCATCCCGAGGTACTTGAGTGTGCGGTTATCGGGCGGCCGGATCCAGCAAAGGGTGTCATCGTCAATGCCTTTGTGGTGCTGCGCGACGGTGTCGCCGAGTCTGAAGAGATCACCGAGTCGATCAAGACCCACGTGAAAGAGAACCTCGCGATCTACAAGTGCCCCCGGCGCATCGACTTTGTCGACGAGCTGCCTCGAAACCCCAGCGGAAAAGTTCAACATTTCGTGTTGCGTGAACGGGTTGCCGCCGAACTGGCGACCGCCTCAGCGCACTGA
- a CDS encoding cupin domain-containing protein, with translation MSSPSAVAAEQDLRWDKVPQVTRSGEEDTRTLSSGDCIRVTGVGPQHTGATKIWFGQVSNKPGYRSLPHHHGEAETGGYVLRGNGRIYFGEGFKTYVDMKAGDWVWVPPFMPHVEVNMSVTEELIWLTARTPDNIVFDLPDVDDSELEGYRRA, from the coding sequence ATGTCATCACCATCAGCGGTTGCAGCCGAGCAAGATCTGCGCTGGGACAAGGTTCCCCAGGTCACTCGTTCAGGTGAGGAAGACACCCGAACGCTGTCTTCGGGCGACTGCATTCGGGTCACCGGCGTAGGCCCGCAGCACACCGGAGCCACCAAGATCTGGTTCGGTCAGGTTTCGAACAAACCCGGGTACCGCTCCCTGCCCCACCACCACGGCGAAGCAGAAACAGGCGGGTACGTGCTGCGCGGTAACGGTCGCATCTACTTCGGCGAGGGTTTCAAGACCTACGTCGACATGAAGGCAGGCGACTGGGTGTGGGTCCCCCCGTTCATGCCCCACGTAGAGGTCAACATGTCGGTGACCGAAGAGCTCATCTGGCTCACCGCACGCACCCCCGACAACATTGTGTTCGACCTGCCCGATGTCGATGACTCGGAGCTCGAAGGCTACCGCCGCGCCTAG
- a CDS encoding acyl-CoA thioesterase, whose amino-acid sequence MSHPPITRENHANSQRFLAAIQLKETSPEVFDRAFTVMPQYVPWPKAYGGDSVAQAAAAAIATIGDDRELHSLHSSFLRPVEIGEPVRYEVELLRDGRGYSTRHVRGYQGGKVVFITTASFQVPENGNSYAPACPNYPAPGTLPSSADYLDARDAASSPAGDYWARGRSFDMRHAPNPVYTHSPENSAEQGVWIRAFDKLPDDARTQQIALSYVCDYTILEPSLRALGLNWSSPGLVTASLDHSMWFHQPARADEWLLYAQESAGVQGGRALNLGRFYSEQGDLVATVLQEGMIRHA is encoded by the coding sequence ATGAGCCATCCCCCCATTACCCGCGAGAATCACGCTAATTCGCAGCGGTTCCTCGCGGCGATCCAGTTGAAAGAGACCTCGCCCGAGGTGTTTGACCGAGCATTCACCGTCATGCCGCAGTACGTGCCGTGGCCAAAGGCCTACGGGGGCGATTCCGTTGCCCAGGCCGCCGCCGCCGCGATCGCGACGATCGGCGACGATCGCGAGCTGCACTCACTGCACAGCTCATTCTTGCGCCCCGTCGAGATCGGCGAGCCCGTGCGCTACGAAGTCGAGCTGCTGCGTGACGGTCGCGGCTACTCAACGCGCCACGTGCGGGGCTACCAGGGCGGCAAAGTGGTGTTTATCACCACGGCCTCATTCCAGGTGCCTGAGAACGGCAACAGCTATGCCCCCGCTTGCCCCAACTACCCAGCGCCGGGCACCCTGCCAAGCTCCGCCGATTATCTCGACGCGCGAGATGCGGCATCCTCACCCGCGGGCGACTACTGGGCGCGCGGACGCAGCTTCGACATGCGACACGCACCCAATCCCGTGTACACGCATTCACCAGAGAACAGTGCCGAGCAGGGGGTGTGGATCCGCGCCTTTGACAAATTACCCGACGACGCACGCACGCAGCAGATCGCCCTCAGCTACGTCTGCGACTACACGATTCTTGAACCCTCACTGCGAGCGCTCGGCCTGAACTGGTCCTCCCCAGGACTCGTCACGGCCAGCCTCGACCACAGCATGTGGTTCCACCAGCCGGCGCGCGCAGACGAGTGGCTCCTGTATGCCCAGGAAAGCGCCGGAGTACAGGGCGGGCGGGCACTCAATCTTGGTCGCTTCTACTCAGAACAGGGTGACCTTGTCGCAACGGTTCTGCAGGAGGGCATGATCCGCCATGCATAA
- a CDS encoding fumarylacetoacetate hydrolase family protein: protein MMHLGTLSLPDNQTRAALREGDNWILLEAADVGALVANPDWRNGLDSARATGQRIAEDEAALLTPIQRPAKIVCCGLNYHDHIIEAKREIPTFPTLFAKFADTLTDPDADITITGSHKVDWEAELAVVVGSSVQRATPVEAANAILGYAASNDVSARDWQSRTLQWFQGKAWDNTTPLGPVIVTADEISPKDGLEIRADIDGEVVQRSNTRELVFDSADLISYVSQFTTLRPGDIVLTGTPGGVGLGMSPQRWLRDGEVLTTHIEGIGTLRNRMRLSASEST, encoded by the coding sequence ATGATGCACTTAGGAACACTCAGCCTGCCCGACAACCAGACCAGGGCCGCCCTGCGCGAGGGTGACAACTGGATTCTGCTCGAAGCAGCGGATGTCGGCGCGCTCGTTGCCAACCCCGACTGGCGAAACGGGCTCGACAGCGCGCGCGCCACGGGCCAGCGCATCGCAGAAGACGAGGCCGCCTTGCTCACCCCCATTCAGCGCCCCGCGAAGATCGTATGCTGCGGCCTGAACTACCACGACCACATCATCGAGGCGAAGCGTGAGATCCCGACATTCCCAACCCTGTTCGCGAAGTTTGCCGACACTCTGACCGATCCCGATGCAGACATCACGATCACGGGATCACACAAGGTTGACTGGGAGGCCGAGCTCGCCGTCGTTGTCGGATCCTCGGTCCAGCGCGCGACTCCCGTCGAGGCGGCAAACGCAATCCTGGGTTACGCGGCTTCCAACGACGTGTCGGCTCGCGATTGGCAGTCGCGTACGCTGCAGTGGTTCCAGGGCAAAGCCTGGGATAACACCACACCCCTCGGTCCGGTCATCGTGACGGCCGACGAGATCTCCCCTAAAGACGGGCTCGAGATCCGCGCAGATATTGACGGTGAGGTTGTACAGCGGAGCAACACACGAGAACTCGTGTTCGACTCAGCCGATCTCATCTCTTATGTGTCACAGTTCACCACCCTCCGCCCCGGCGACATCGTGCTGACCGGCACTCCGGGTGGGGTGGGGCTTGGAATGAGTCCGCAGCGCTGGCTGCGCGACGGTGAGGTGCTCACCACACACATCGAAGGCATCGGCACGTTGCGCAACCGCATGCGGTTGTCAGCCAGCGAGTCGACGTAA